A single window of Nomascus leucogenys isolate Asia chromosome 18, Asia_NLE_v1, whole genome shotgun sequence DNA harbors:
- the NPRL3 gene encoding GATOR complex protein NPRL3 isoform X2, with translation MCGQKFELKIDNVRFVGHPTLLQHALGQVSKTDPSPKREAPTMILFNVVFALRANADPSVINCLHNLSRRIATVLQHEERRCQYLTREAKLILALQDEVSAMADGNEGPQSPFHHILPKCKLARDLKEAYDSLCTSGVVRLHINSWLEVSFCLPHKIHYAASSLIPPEAIERSLKAIRPYHALLLLSDEKSLLGELPVDCSPALVRVIKTTSAVKNLQQLAQDADLALLQVFQLAAHLVYWGKAIIIYPLCENNVYMLSPNASVCLYSPLAEQFSHQFPSHDLPSVLAKFSLPVSLSEFRNPLAPAVQETQLIQMVVWMLQRRLLIQLHTYVCLMASPSEEEPRPREDDVPFTARVGGRSLSTPNALSFGSPTSSDDMTLTSPSMDNSSAELLPSGDSPLNQRMTENLLASLSEHERAAILSVPAAQNPEDLRMFARLLHYFRGRHHLEEIMYNENTRRSQLLMLFDKFRSVLVVSTHEDPIIAVFQALLP, from the exons ATGTGTGGCCAAAAATTTGAACTGAAGATTGATAATGTGCGATTTGTTGGGCACCCAACACTGCTGCAGCATGCTCTGGGGCAG GTCTCCAAAACAGATCCTTCCCCGAAGAGGGAAGCACCTACTATGATTCTTTTTAATGTGGTGTTTGCACTGAGG GCCAACGCAGACCCATCAGTGATAAACTGTCTGCATAACCTGTCCCGTCGTATCGCCACCGTGCTGCAGCACGAGGAGCGCCGCTGCCAGTACCTCACCCGGGAGGCTAAGCTGATCCTGGCGCTCCAGGATGAGGTGTCCGCCATGGCTGATG GAAATGAAGGTCCTCAGTCCCCATTCCATCACATCCTGCCCAAGTGCAAGCTGGCCAGGGACCTCAAGGAAGCTTACGACAG CCTGTGCACGTCGGGCGTGGTTCGGCTTCACATCAACAGCTGGCTGGAGGTGAGCTTCTGCCTGCCCCACAAGATCCACTATGCGGCCTCCAGCCTGATCCCCCCAGAGGCCATTGAACGAAGCCTGAAAGCCATCCG CCCCTACCATGCCCTGCTGCTGCTCAGTGATGAGAAGTCCCTGCTGGGTGAGCTTCCTGTTGACTGCTCCCCTGCCCTAGTGCGGGTGATCAAGACCACATCTGCTGTGAAGAACCTGCAGCAGCTAGCCCAGGATGCGGACCTGGCCTTGCTGCAG GTTTTCCAGCTTGCAGCTCATCTGGTGTACTGGGGCAAGGCCATCATCATCTACCCGCTGTGTGAGAACAACGTCTACATGCTGTCTCCCAATGCCAGCGTATGTCT GTACTCCCCGCTGGCCGAGCAGTTCTCCCACCAGTTCCCATCTCATGACCTGCCATCCGTGCTTGCCAAGTTCTCCTTGCCGGTCTCCTTGTCAGAATTTAGGAATCCCCTGGCCCCCGCTGTGCAGGAG ACCCAGCTCATCCAGATGGTGGTGTGGATGCTGCAGCGCCGGCTTCTCATCCAGCTGCACACCTATGTCTGCCTGATGGCCTCACCCAGCGAGGAGGAGCCCCGCCCGCGAGAGGACGACGTCCCCTTCACTGCCCGGGTTGGCGGTCGCAGCCTCAGCACACCCAACGCCCTCAGCTTTGGCTCCCCAA CCAGCAGCGATGACATGACCCTCACTAGCCCCAGCATGGACAACTCCAGCGCAGAGCTACTTCCCAGTGGGGACTCACCACTGAACCAGAGGATGACGGAGAACCTGCTGGCCAGCCTGTCGGAGCATGAACGTGCAGCCATCCTCAGTGTACCCGCAGCCCAGAACCCTGAGGACCTCCGCATGTTTGCCAG GCTCCTTCACTACTTCCGTGGCCGCCACCACCTGGAGGAGATCATGTACAACGAGAACACGCGGCGCTCCCAGCTGCTCATGCTGTTTGACAAGTTCCGCAGCGTGCTGGTGGTGAGCACCCATGAGGACCCCATCATTGCCGTCTTCCAGGCCCTGCTCCCCTGA
- the NPRL3 gene encoding GATOR complex protein NPRL3 isoform X3 has protein sequence MADGNEGPQSPFHHILPKCKLARDLKEAYDSLCTSGVVRLHINSWLEVSFCLPHKIHYAASSLIPPEAIERSLKAIRPYHALLLLSDEKSLLGELPVDCSPALVRVIKTTSAVKNLQQLAQDADLALLQVFQLAAHLVYWGKAIIIYPLCENNVYMLSPNASVCLYSPLAEQFSHQFPSHDLPSVLAKFSLPVSLSEFRNPLAPAVQETQLIQMVVWMLQRRLLIQLHTYVCLMASPSEEEPRPREDDVPFTARVGGRSLSTPNALSFGSPTSSDDMTLTSPSMDNSSAELLPSGDSPLNQRMTENLLASLSEHERAAILSVPAAQNPEDLRMFARLLHYFRGRHHLEEIMYNENTRRSQLLMLFDKFRSVLVVSTHEDPIIAVFQALLP, from the exons ATGGCTGATG GAAATGAAGGTCCTCAGTCCCCATTCCATCACATCCTGCCCAAGTGCAAGCTGGCCAGGGACCTCAAGGAAGCTTACGACAG CCTGTGCACGTCGGGCGTGGTTCGGCTTCACATCAACAGCTGGCTGGAGGTGAGCTTCTGCCTGCCCCACAAGATCCACTATGCGGCCTCCAGCCTGATCCCCCCAGAGGCCATTGAACGAAGCCTGAAAGCCATCCG CCCCTACCATGCCCTGCTGCTGCTCAGTGATGAGAAGTCCCTGCTGGGTGAGCTTCCTGTTGACTGCTCCCCTGCCCTAGTGCGGGTGATCAAGACCACATCTGCTGTGAAGAACCTGCAGCAGCTAGCCCAGGATGCGGACCTGGCCTTGCTGCAG GTTTTCCAGCTTGCAGCTCATCTGGTGTACTGGGGCAAGGCCATCATCATCTACCCGCTGTGTGAGAACAACGTCTACATGCTGTCTCCCAATGCCAGCGTATGTCT GTACTCCCCGCTGGCCGAGCAGTTCTCCCACCAGTTCCCATCTCATGACCTGCCATCCGTGCTTGCCAAGTTCTCCTTGCCGGTCTCCTTGTCAGAATTTAGGAATCCCCTGGCCCCCGCTGTGCAGGAG ACCCAGCTCATCCAGATGGTGGTGTGGATGCTGCAGCGCCGGCTTCTCATCCAGCTGCACACCTATGTCTGCCTGATGGCCTCACCCAGCGAGGAGGAGCCCCGCCCGCGAGAGGACGACGTCCCCTTCACTGCCCGGGTTGGCGGTCGCAGCCTCAGCACACCCAACGCCCTCAGCTTTGGCTCCCCAA CCAGCAGCGATGACATGACCCTCACTAGCCCCAGCATGGACAACTCCAGCGCAGAGCTACTTCCCAGTGGGGACTCACCACTGAACCAGAGGATGACGGAGAACCTGCTGGCCAGCCTGTCGGAGCATGAACGTGCAGCCATCCTCAGTGTACCCGCAGCCCAGAACCCTGAGGACCTCCGCATGTTTGCCAG GCTCCTTCACTACTTCCGTGGCCGCCACCACCTGGAGGAGATCATGTACAACGAGAACACGCGGCGCTCCCAGCTGCTCATGCTGTTTGACAAGTTCCGCAGCGTGCTGGTGGTGAGCACCCATGAGGACCCCATCATTGCCGTCTTCCAGGCCCTGCTCCCCTGA